A single region of the Halorubrum depositum genome encodes:
- a CDS encoding penicillin acylase family protein, whose translation MTNDTTRRALLAAALAAGTAGLARSEAAALLDTFAPLSGDAWDAADRSLSETVESPHGDASVRVDDRGVPHVEADDEAAAYFAVGYLQAFHRLFSMDLQRRVMRGRLSEVVGAATVESDEFNVAMGFTAAAEATWDLVSETAAGPLIEAYAAGVNAAMEAETLPIEFELLGYEPAPWTPVDTLLMEKQISWTLTGSFAGLRRALVADRLGEERAAELFPRRMDHDAPILDGDEERLGGAGRRERRRTGWRDRAAANRTEPIDPELTDWLSGFESPTGVGSNSWVVAGEHTASGTPTVAYDPHLSLTVPPLWYEQRVETPERSVRGATFPGVPFVIAGASDRATWSFTNVGADVLDCYRYEVDEAGERYRYEGEWREFETETREIPVDGGEDRTLEVRRTVHGPFIEREGRHVGVAWTGHSATRTTLAIDELGRADGFDDALAAIRKFDLPTQNLVYADADGRTMYYATGQLPIRRIDGEVVAGDRVFDGSAGEGEWEGFEPFGRSSWTGFVPFEEKPHAIDPDVLSTANQHVTDDPTHYVGVDYAPPYRGARIAERLDAAVAGGDPIDPAFHRELQRDVRDGRADQLVPDLVAAVEEEGAENASGSAASERIREAVATLDAWDRRMAADSRGALLFDRWLDRFRELVFEPAFDDVDLGEAYYPNDWVLATLPPDDPLFADRSREEAMTAALSAALDEIDEAGWATYGDRNTTAAIAHPLGGEAPFLNYETLPADGSPATVMNYRFDDAVGSSWRMVVRPGEDATAVIPGGNSGDYFSEHYDDQLRAWLANDQKPMSLAPDGEGGETVSFRGESS comes from the coding sequence GTGACGAACGACACGACGCGCCGGGCCCTCCTCGCCGCGGCCCTCGCGGCCGGCACCGCCGGGCTGGCGCGCTCCGAGGCCGCCGCCCTCCTCGACACCTTCGCGCCGCTCTCCGGCGACGCGTGGGACGCGGCGGACCGGTCGCTCTCCGAGACCGTCGAGAGCCCTCACGGCGACGCGAGCGTCCGCGTCGACGACCGCGGCGTTCCCCACGTCGAGGCCGACGACGAGGCCGCGGCGTACTTCGCGGTCGGCTACCTGCAGGCGTTCCACCGCCTGTTCTCCATGGACCTCCAGCGACGGGTCATGCGCGGGCGGCTCTCCGAGGTCGTCGGCGCGGCGACCGTCGAGAGCGACGAGTTCAACGTCGCGATGGGCTTTACCGCGGCCGCCGAGGCGACGTGGGACCTCGTGAGCGAGACGGCGGCCGGTCCCCTGATCGAGGCGTACGCGGCGGGCGTCAACGCCGCGATGGAGGCCGAGACGCTCCCGATCGAGTTCGAGCTGCTCGGCTACGAGCCGGCGCCGTGGACCCCCGTCGACACGCTGCTGATGGAGAAGCAGATCTCGTGGACGCTCACCGGGAGCTTCGCCGGGCTCCGCCGGGCGCTGGTCGCGGACCGGCTCGGCGAGGAGCGGGCCGCCGAGCTGTTCCCGCGACGGATGGACCACGACGCGCCGATCCTCGACGGAGACGAGGAGCGTCTCGGCGGGGCGGGCCGACGGGAACGCCGGCGGACCGGATGGCGGGACCGCGCCGCCGCGAACCGCACGGAGCCGATCGACCCCGAGCTGACCGACTGGCTCTCCGGGTTCGAGTCACCGACGGGCGTCGGGTCGAACAGCTGGGTCGTCGCCGGCGAGCACACCGCGAGCGGGACGCCGACCGTGGCGTACGACCCGCACCTCTCGCTCACGGTCCCGCCGCTGTGGTACGAGCAGCGCGTCGAGACGCCCGAGCGCTCCGTCCGGGGCGCGACGTTCCCCGGCGTCCCCTTCGTCATCGCCGGCGCGAGCGACCGCGCGACGTGGTCGTTCACAAACGTCGGCGCCGACGTGCTCGACTGCTACCGCTACGAGGTCGACGAGGCCGGCGAGCGCTACCGCTACGAGGGGGAGTGGCGCGAGTTCGAGACCGAGACGCGGGAGATCCCCGTCGACGGCGGCGAGGACCGCACGCTGGAGGTCAGGCGGACGGTTCACGGCCCCTTCATCGAGCGCGAGGGCCGGCACGTCGGCGTCGCGTGGACCGGCCACAGCGCCACGCGCACGACGCTCGCCATCGACGAACTGGGGCGCGCAGACGGGTTCGACGACGCGCTGGCGGCGATTCGGAAGTTCGACCTCCCCACCCAGAACCTCGTGTACGCCGACGCCGACGGTCGAACCATGTACTATGCGACCGGACAGCTCCCGATCCGGCGGATCGACGGCGAGGTCGTCGCCGGCGACCGCGTGTTCGACGGCTCCGCGGGCGAGGGAGAGTGGGAGGGGTTCGAGCCGTTCGGCCGCTCCTCGTGGACGGGGTTCGTCCCCTTCGAGGAGAAGCCGCACGCGATCGACCCCGACGTCCTCTCGACGGCCAACCAGCACGTGACCGACGACCCGACCCACTACGTCGGGGTCGACTACGCGCCCCCCTACCGCGGTGCGCGCATCGCCGAGCGCCTCGACGCGGCGGTCGCCGGCGGCGACCCGATCGACCCCGCCTTCCACCGCGAACTCCAGCGAGACGTGCGCGACGGGCGGGCGGATCAGCTCGTTCCGGACCTCGTGGCGGCGGTCGAGGAGGAGGGAGCGGAGAACGCGAGCGGCTCGGCCGCCTCCGAGCGCATCCGGGAGGCGGTCGCGACCCTCGACGCCTGGGACCGCCGGATGGCCGCCGACTCCCGCGGCGCGCTGCTCTTCGACCGGTGGCTCGACCGGTTCCGGGAGTTGGTCTTCGAACCGGCCTTCGACGACGTCGACCTCGGCGAGGCGTACTACCCGAACGACTGGGTGCTCGCGACGCTGCCGCCCGACGACCCGCTGTTCGCCGACCGCTCGCGGGAGGAGGCGATGACCGCCGCGCTTTCGGCGGCGCTCGACGAGATAGACGAGGCGGGGTGGGCGACGTACGGCGACCGGAACACGACGGCGGCGATCGCGCACCCGCTCGGCGGCGAGGCCCCGTTCCTGAACTACGAAACGCTCCCCGCGGACGGCTCGCCGGCGACCGTGATGAACTACCGGTTCGACGACGCGGTCGGGTCGAGTTGGCGGATGGTGGTCCGCCCCGGCGAGGACGCCACGGCGGTGATCCCCGGCGGCAACTCGGGCGACTACTTCTCCGAGCACTACGACGACCAGCTCCGCGCCTGGCTGGCGAACGACCAGAAGCCGATGTCGCTCGCCCCCGACGGCGAGGGCGGCGAGACGGTCTCGTTCAGAGGTGAGTCGTCGTGA